One Plasmodium berghei ANKA genome assembly, chromosome: 13 genomic region harbors:
- a CDS encoding calcium-dependent protein kinase 5: protein MCEHKANNKNDGEFVNLKEKNENNHCGNTKSTIADCDDDYSIITLCTKCLSTKTEVNKNKIILDSKALKDSRTKRRSSVNINIDILNNNLNLSPYFDRSQIVQETILMNNDDLEKLYELDKYKLGKGSYGNVVKAINKKTGQAKAIKIIDKKRINNIERLKREILIMKQMDHPNIIKLYEVYEDNEKLYLVLELCTGGELFDKIVKHGSFSEYETYKIMKQIFSALAYCHSKNIIHRDLKPENILYVDSSDDSPIQIIDWGFASKCMNNHNLKSVVGTPYYIAPEILKGKYDKKCDIWSSGVIMYILLCGYPPFNGKNNDDILKKVKKGEFVFDSNYWSKISLDAKELICECLNYNYKERIDVHKIVNHKWFIKFKNYNHITINKHLSKELIEKFKKFHKLCKIKKLAITCIAYQLNKKKFGKMKKTFEAFDHNGDGVLTISEIFQCLKVGDNEIDRDLYYLLKQLDTDGNGLIDYTEFLAACLDHSILEQDAVCRNAFKIFDANGDGIITKDELLNVLSFSNDQMPFSKEIIENVIKEVDANNDGYIDYDEFYKMMSGRQS, encoded by the coding sequence atgtgtgAACATAAAgctaataataaaaatgatggTGAATTTGTAAATctgaaagaaaaaaatgaaaataatcatTGTGGAAACACAAAAAGTACAATAGCAGATTGTGATGATGATTATTCAATTATAACATTATGTACAAAATGTTTATCAACAAAAACAgaagtaaataaaaataaaataatattagatAGTAAAGCACTTAAGGATAGTCGAACAAAACGGCGATCAagtgtaaatataaatatagacattcttaataataatttaaatttatcacCATATTTTGATAGATCACAAATAGTTCAAGAAACAATTCTTATGAATAATGATGATTTAGAAAAACTTTATGAAttagataaatataaattaggTAAAGGATCATATGGAAATGTCGTAAAAgctataaataaaaaaacaggACAAGCAAAAGctatcaaaataatagataaaaaaagaataaataatattgaaagattaaaaagagaaatattaattatgaAACAAATGGATCAtccaaatattataaaattatatgaagtATATGaagataatgaaaaattatatttagtTTTAGAATTATGTACAGGTGGCgaattatttgataaaatagtaaaacATGGTAGCTTTTCAGAATAtgaaacatataaaattatgaaacaaatattttcagCTTTGGCATATTGTcatagtaaaaatataattcataGAGATTTAAAGccagaaaatatattatatgttgATAGTTCTGATGATTCGccaatacaaataatagaTTGGGGTTTTGCAAGTAAATGTATGAACAatcataatttaaaatcTGTTGTCGGAACTCCTTATTATATTGCACCCGAAATTTTAAAAGGTAAATATGACAAAAAATGTGATATTTGGAGTAGTGGTGtaataatgtatattttactttGTGGTTATCCACCTtttaatggaaaaaataatgatgatatattaaaaaaagtaaaaaaaggaGAATTTGTTTTTGATTCTAATTATTGGTCTAAAATAAGTTTAGATGCAAAGGAGTTAATATGTGAATgcttaaattataattataaagaaaGAATAGATGTAcataaaattgtaaatcATAAATggtttataaaatttaaaaattacaatCATATAACTATTAATAAACATTTAAGTAAAGAATTGATAGAAAAATTTAAGAAATTTCATAaattatgtaaaataaaaaaattagctATTACATGCATTGCATatcaattaaataaaaaaaaatttggaaaaatgaaaaaaacatttgaAGCTTTTGATCATAATGGCGATGGTGTTTTAACTATATCAGAAATTTTTCAATGTTTAAAAGTTGGTGATAATGAAATAGATAGagatttatattatttattaaaacaatTAGATACAGATGGTAATGGTTTAATTGATTATACAGAATTTTTAGCAGCGTGTTTAGATCATTCTATTTTAGAACAAGATGCTGTTTGTAGAAAtgcttttaaaatttttgatGCAAATGGAGATGGAATAATTACAAAAGATGAACTTTTAAATgttctttctttttcaaaTGACCAAATGCCATTCAGtaaagaaataattgaAAACGTAATAAAAGAAGTAGATGCAAATAACGATGGTTACATAGATTATGAcgaattttataaaatgatGTCTGGAAGACAATCTTAA